The Rhododendron vialii isolate Sample 1 chromosome 6a, ASM3025357v1 genome includes a window with the following:
- the LOC131329018 gene encoding uncharacterized protein LOC131329018: MASLTGITAHILSPLTKPTTESKNPNSFCITLSLPSSRILSKSNPSLNSVLSTKKRPNWAVNSVAEDREVVTAEARVLKDKEEEPNVGIGQELEGENRMPSFGSEDYDKFVGRGINAAIVLGFGTIAITKLLTIDHDYWQGWTLYEVLRYAPEHNWVAYEEALKSNPVLAKMVISGVVYSIGDWIAQCYEGKPLFEFDRTRMFRSGLVGFLLHGFLSHYYYQFCEALIPFDDWWVVPAKVAFDQTAWAALWNSIYFVVLGFLRLESPENTFNELKATFWPMLTAGWKLWPFAHLITYGVVPIEQRLLWVDCVELIWVTILSTYSNEKADIRISEASMEAKSGSPSNSHKE, encoded by the exons ATGGCTTCTTTAACAGGCATCACTGCCCATATCCTCTCTCCACTTACCAAACCCACCACAGAATCAAAGAATCCCAATTCATTTTGCATCACTCTTTCGCTCCCTTCTTCCCGAATCTTGTCCAAATCAAACCCATCTCTGAATTCAGTTCTTTCCACCAAAAAGAGGCCCAATTGGGCTGTTAACTCGGTCGCGGAGGACAGGGAGGTGGTTACTGCGGAGGCCAGGGTTTTAAaggataaagaagaagaacccaATGTTGGGATTGGACAGGAATTGGAGGGAGAGAACCGTATGCCTAGTTTTGGGTCTGAAGATTATGATAAGTTTGTGGGTAGGGGAATTAATGCTGCTATTGTTCTGGGTTTTGGTACTATTGCTATCACCAAGTTGCTCACCATTGATCATGATTATTGGCAA GGATGGACCCTCTATGAGGTACTGAGATATGCACCTGAACACAATTGGGTTGCCTATGAAGAAGCTCTTAAATCAAACCCGGTATTAGCGAAAATGGTGATTAGTGGAGTTGTCTACTCAATAGGAGATTGGATTGCTCAA TGTTATGAAGGGAAACCGCTTTTTGAATTTGATCGGACACGTATGTTTAGATCAGGCCTTGTTGGGTTCTTGCTTCATGGGTTCCTTTCTCATTATTATTACCAGTTCTGCGAG GCTCTTATCCCTTTTGATGATTGGTGGGTAGTCCCTGCAAAAGTGGCATTTGACCAAACTGCATGGGCAGCACTTTGGAACAGCATCTATTTCGTTGTTTTGGGTTTCTTGCGTCTGGAGTCCCCAGAAAATACTTTTAACGAACTGAAGGCAACCTTTTGGCCAATGTTGACT GCAGGATGGAAGCTATGGCCTTTTGCTCATTTGATTACCTATGGCGTGGTCCCCATAGAGCAAAGGCTTCTTTGGGTGGACTGCGTGGAGCTCATCTGGGTTACCATACTATCCAC TTATTCAAACGAGAAAGCTGACATTCGAATATCAGAAGCATCAATGGAAGCAAAGTCCGGTTCACCAAGCAATTCCCACAAG GAGTGA
- the LOC131329020 gene encoding pentatricopeptide repeat-containing protein At1g03560, mitochondrial-like, translating to MRKTLTKSLSTSIPRPSRPYVHGGRYPFPVYTPPKPTILYRNANFSSNPRWVFTNSVPLPEWIQPFSDVSDLITDPKNLHPSPWVHQILNLLDNSPNMEQDLDSYCLKFLIKLPPSFVAFVLRLDPLRQESDVAFRFFHWAGKQKGYAHSIECYVVLIDVLSVSGEWDRIRGVFGGFKDTGLLMNVSAANSLIRSFGGLGMVEELLWVWRRMKENGIEPSLYTYNFLMNGLVNSMFIESAERVFEAMEGGKVGPDVVTYNTMIKGYCKSGKTQKAIEKFREMEVRNVEPDKITYLTLMQACYSEGDYDACLSLYQDMEEKELEIPPHAYSLVIGGLCKDGKSLEGYFVYENMIRRGCKANVAIFTSLMDSYAKCGNMEEALRLFKRMKSDGFEPDEVTYGVIVNGLCKSGRLEEAMEYFEFCKGSNVAINAVFYSSLIDGLGKSGRVDEAEKLFEEMVEKGCTRDSYCYNALIDALAKSGKIDEALALFKRMEDEGCDQTVYTYTILISGLFNEHRNEEALKLWDMMIDKGITPTAASVRALSIGLCLSGKVARACKIIDELAPMGIILETASEDMINVLCKAGRIEQACKLADGIVDRGREIPGRVRTILINALRKAGNADLAMKLMHSKIGIGYDRMGSIKRRVKFRILVDS from the coding sequence ATGAGAAAAACCCTAACCAAATCTCTCTCCACCTCAATCCCTCGACCTTCCCGTCCGTACGTCCATGGCGGCAGGTACCCTTTTCCTGTGTACACACCACCAAAACCCACAATACTATACCGAAATGCAAATTTTAGCTCAAATCCCAGGTGGGTATTCACCAATTCAGTCCCACTTCCAGAATGGATTCAACCCTTCAGTGACGTCTCTGATCTCATCACAGACCCCAAAAACCTCCACCCCTCCCCCTGGGTCCACCAAATTCTCAACCTTTTGGACAATTCACCCAACATGGAGCAAGATCTGGATTCTTATTGCCTCAAGTTTCTGATCAAATTGCCTCCCAGCTTTGTGGCCTTCGTGTTGCGGTTGGACCCACTTCGCCAGGAATCCGATGTGGCTTTCAGGTTCTTTCACTGGGCTGGTAAGCAAAAGGGTTATGCTCATAGTATTGAATGTTATGTTGTGTTGATTGATGTGTTGTCCGTATCTGGTGAATGGGATAGGATTAGAGGTGTGTTTGGTGGATTTAAGGATACGGGTTTGTTGATGAATGTATCCGCGGCAAATTCGTTGATTAGGAGTTTTGGGGGACTTGGAATGGTGGAGGAATTGTTGTGGGTGTGGCGTCGAATGAAAGAGAATGGGATTGAGCCGAGTTTGTACACGTATAACTTCTTGATGAATGGGTTGGTGAATTCGATGTTTATTGAATCTGCAGAGCGGGTGTTTGAGGCGATGGAAGGTGGGAAAGTTGGACCGGATGTTGTGACTTATAACACGATGATTAAGGGGTATTGTAAGTCTGGGAAGACCCAAAAGGCAATTGAGAAATTTAGAGAAATGGAAGTGAGGAATGTGGAACCTGATAAGATTACGTATTTAACTTTGATGCAGGCGTGCTATTCGGAAGGTGATTATGATGCTTGTTTGAGTCTCTACCAAGATATGGAAGAAAAGGAATTGGAGATTCCACCTCATGCTTATAGTCTAGTGATTGGAGGGCTTTGTAAAGATGGGAAGTCTTTAGAAGGctattttgtttatgaaaatatGATTCGGAGAGGCTGTAAAGCCAATGTGGCGATATTCACTTCTTTGATGGATTCATATGCCAAATGTGGGAACATGGAAGAGGCTTTAAGGCTTTTCAAGAGAATGAAAAGTGATGGGTTTGAACCTGATGAAGTTACTTATGGGGTAATTGTCAATGGTCTATGCAAAAGTGGGAGGTTGGAGGAGGCCATggagtattttgaattttgcaaAGGTAGCAATGTGGCTATTAACGCCGTCTTCTACTCAAGTCTCATTGATGGTCTTGGTAAGTCCGGGAGGGTAGATGAAGCTGAGAAACTTTTCGAAGAGATGGTTGAAAAGGGATGCACACGGGATTCGTACTGCTATAATGCACTTATTGATGCTTTAGCTAAGAGTGGGAAGATTGACGAAGCATTAGCCCTCTTTAAGAGGATGGAAGATGAAGGTTGTGATCAGACTGTGTATACATACACGATATTGATAAGTGGATTATTCAACGAGCATAGAAACGAAGAGGCATTGAAGTTGTGGGATATGATGATTGATAAGGGCATTACTCCTACTGCTGCCTCTGTTAGAGCTCTTTCTATTGGCCTTTGTCTTTCTGGCAAAGTAGCAAGGGCGTGTAAGATCATAGATGAGCTGGCGCCGATGGGGATCATTCTGGAAACGGCTTCTGAAGATATGATCAATGTGTTGTGCAAGGCTGGGCGTATTGAGCAGGCTTGCAAGTTGGCTGATGGAATTGTTGATAGGGGTAGAGAAATACCAGGGAGAGTTCGCACTATTTTGATCAATGCCTTGAGGAAAGCGGGGAATGCCGATTTGGCAATGAAGTTGATGCATAGTAAGATTGGGATAGGGTATGACCGGATGGGTAGCATTAAAAGGCGGGTCAAGTTTCGGATTCTCGTTGACAGTTGA